DNA sequence from the Nitrospirota bacterium genome:
GCTGTTCCCGACATAAAACTTTCTACGGTGTGTATTGGTCATCTGTGGATGTTCAACAACATTACCGCAACTGAGTTGGAGGTTCTCGCTGGCAATGCTAAACGTCGACAAATCGGGAAAGGCAAGTTTATTTTTAACCAAGGGGATCCATCTACCGAAATGTTCCTAATGAAATCTGGTAGGGTCAAATTGACTAAAATCCTCGAGAATGGTAACGAAATCACCTTGGATATTAGAAAAGCTGGGGATTTTATCGGTGAAAATATTTTTTCTGGCGAAAACCTCTATCCAGTAAACGCTGTGTGTATGGACAATACACTTACCTGTGGATTTTCAAGGGAACAGTTAAGCCAGATGATACTACAATACCCAAATATCGGCTTACAGATTATAAAAAATATGAGCGAAAGAATTTCTCAACTTACCAGCAAAGTTGGCTCAATGGCCGAAACGAGCATTGAAGATCGTCTATATAGTGTTCTCAAACAAATTGCAAATGAACATGGCATTCCAAGTCAAAAAGGTGTGAAATTACAATTCCCTTTGACCCATGAAGAATTAAGTTTTCTTATCGGCGCACATCGTGTCAGTGTCACAAAAGCCATAAAATATCTCAAGGAAACAGGGAAAATAGAAATAGACAACCGAGTCATGATTATTACACCCGGATGATTTTTTTCACTATGAGGACAACAGAATTTAAATAAAAAAAGTAAATGTAGCCTCAGCTACAACGTTTTATGTCTGTGTGGACTATATTAATCCCAACCTTAACCTAAACCGAGGAGGATTAATTATGGACCCTAAAGTTATTGGTATTTCTGGAAGCCCTGTAAAAGATTCAAACACTGACAGATTAGTCAAGGCCGTACTCGAAAATAGTGGTCTGCCCCATGAATTTATCAAACTCAGTCGCGTAAAAGTACAACCCTGCATTGCCTGTCTTGGTTGTACGAAAGACAATATCTGTAAAGTTAAAGATGATTTCCCTGCTCTCGCAGAAAAGATTAAAAAAGCTGGCGCAATTGTTGTTGGTGGATATCCTCCATATGGAACTATAGATGGTTTTACTAAATCTTTTCTTGAAAG
Encoded proteins:
- a CDS encoding Crp/Fnr family transcriptional regulator, with protein sequence MRCTCENIAVPDIKLSTVCIGHLWMFNNITATELEVLAGNAKRRQIGKGKFIFNQGDPSTEMFLMKSGRVKLTKILENGNEITLDIRKAGDFIGENIFSGENLYPVNAVCMDNTLTCGFSREQLSQMILQYPNIGLQIIKNMSERISQLTSKVGSMAETSIEDRLYSVLKQIANEHGIPSQKGVKLQFPLTHEELSFLIGAHRVSVTKAIKYLKETGKIEIDNRVMIITPG